From Nicotiana tabacum cultivar K326 chromosome 20, ASM71507v2, whole genome shotgun sequence, one genomic window encodes:
- the LOC107781979 gene encoding F-box protein At3g07870-like: MSLECFTWITQLLGSLVHKLRHKDEGIFTRLPDCLIIDILSRLPEDCLVRCQRDCRVWKALISSQYFATLYLRRAKPVLIIQCDRGITNHEQNLFVFDESLNNKEKITFRKVLLKRELMINKVNKLNPLFRYSCQGVLLFMDVFSPPTYFIFNPITQEEVTVQHKFHPGYLCAFYYCSLTREFKLLYAREEGSHECQYFIYTVRTQTWRKIHSPTSNFLPRVSPAVVNGAVHLIVSKDLVKPNTPPCANGIMVLKIDKEELSIMPHPGSVCSSWKTHHTMSLLVKEECLSFCQLLIFENAMDIWILEDYETWVWTKRFKVNLVFNNQGIDCSLPFGHTYWEVILYMSWQIEPLDFLEGELVLYWYNRGLFMYNMDHNNLRKIEGPQGSKRFTCMPYIKSLLTIA; this comes from the coding sequence ATGTCACTTGAGTGCTTCACTTGGATTACACAACTTTTGGGTTCACTGGTTCATAAGTTAAGACATAAAGATGAAGGAATTTTTACACGTTTGCCTGATTGTCTCATCATTGACATCCTTAGTAGACTTCCAGAAGATTGCCTTGTTAGATGTCAAAGAGATTGCAGGGTGTGGAAGGCATTGATCTCATCACAGTATTTTGCCACCTTATATCTCAGAAGAGCTAAACCCGTACTAATCATACAATGTGATCGCGGTATTACCAATCACGAGCAGAACCTTTTTGTTTTTGATGAAAGCCTTAATAATAAGGAGAAGATCACGTTCAGGAAAGTACTTCTCAAACGTGAGCTTATGATCAACAAGGTCAATAAGCTCAATCCTTTATTTCGATATTCTTGTCAAGGAGTTCTTCTGTTCATGGATGTATTTTCACCCCctacttattttattttcaacCCAATAACACAAGAGGAGGTAACTGTACAACATAAATTCCACCCTGGCTACTTGTGTGCTTTTTATTATTGTTCGTTAACAAGAGAATTCAAGCTTCTTTATGCACGAGAAGAAGGATCTCATGAGTGTCAGTATTTCATATACACTGTCAGGACACAGACGTGGAGGAAAATTCATTCACCCACTTCCAACTTTTTGCCGCGTGTCTCTCCTGCAGTTGTCAATGGAGCAGTGCATTTGATCGTGAGCAAAGATTTAGTGAAACCAAATACTCCTCCTTGTGCCAATGGAATCATGGTGCTCAAAATTGATAAGGAAGAACTCTCCATTATGCCTCATCCCGGAAGTGTATGTAGCTCATGGAAAACACATCATACAATGTCTCTCTTAGTGAAGGAAGAGTGTTTGTCTTTCTGCCAATTGCTTATCTTTGAGAATGCAATGGATATATGGATCTTGGAGGACTATGAAACATGGGTATGGACCAAAAGATTCAAGGTTAATCTTGTCTTTAATAACCAAGGTATCGATTGCAGTTTGCCTTTTGGTCATACATATTGGGAAGTGATTTTGTACATGTCTTGGCAAATAGAGCCTTTGGACTTCCTGGAGGGTGAACTGGTACTTTATTGGTATAACAGAGGGTTATTTATGTATAATATGGATCATAATAATTTGAGGAAAATTGAAGGTCCACAAGGGTCAAAGAGATTTACTTGTATGCCTTATATAAAGAGCCTCTTGACCATAGCCTAG